The following proteins are encoded in a genomic region of Corylus avellana chromosome ca4, CavTom2PMs-1.0:
- the LOC132176986 gene encoding rust resistance kinase Lr10-like, whose translation MHICFEMGISYFFLFVVFAVGLGEGQNGCDELRCGGGGPAIRFPFRLNSQPHHCGWPGFNLSCTDTKHTVLELPTSLKFFVKKIDYISQVIEIHDPHHCFPRQLRQLNLSSSTTFRFEEEFYMMDYALFNCSSTETQTDYAISCLSGPSHEVRAFFKDDDITDLPIASCKKMYTLPSIPISFETLILKGQYTVSKEIGGDKTLQLKWSRPVCRECEVKGMGCRLRSNSNESETECFPKHAKGIILGSFLLVVAVFALYRLYSYDKAEKQNQAKIKTFLEDYKNFKPTRFSYADIKRITNQFVEKLGEGAYGTVFKGKLSNEIYVAVKMILNASKENGEEFINEVGTMGRIHQVNIVRLVGFCADGFRRALVYEFSPNYSLDKFISSADTKNRFLGWNKLQDIAIGIAKGIDYLHEGCDQQILHFDIKPHNVLLDENFNPKISDFGLAKLCSKDKSAVSMTTARGTMGYIAPEVFSRNFGNVSYKSDIYSFGILLLEVVGGRKNVDITANNTNQVVYFPEWIYNFLDQKEDLRVFIEDDEDAEIAKKLAIIGLWCIQWHPANRPSMKVVIQMLEGGHELTMPPNPFASTNPTRLKLNQELDVIQEQE comes from the exons ATGCATATTTGCTTTGAAATGGGCATCTCATATTTCTTCTTGTTTGTGGTTTTCGCCGTAGGCCTTGGAGAAGGCCAGAATGGGTGTGATGAATTAAGGTGTGGAGGCGGTGGCCCAGCCATTCGATTTCCCTTCCGACTTAACAGTCAGCCACACCACTGTGGATGGCCTGGGTTTAATCTATCCTGTACTGATACAAAACATACGGTGCTCGAGCTGCCAACTTCTTTGAAGTTCTTTGTGAAAAAGATTGACTATATATCTCAGGTAATTGAAATACATGATCCGCATCATTGCTTTCCAAGACAGCTTCGCCAACTCAATTTGTCTTCCTCTACTACTTTCCGGTTCGAAGAAGAGTTCTACATGATGGACTACGCCTTATTCAACTGTTCCTCAACAGAAACACAAACTGACTATGCCATCTCTTGTCTTAGTGGCCCAAGCCATGAAGTTCGTGCCTTCTTTAAGGACGATGACATAACCGATTTGCCCATAGCATCTTGTAAAAAGATGTATACTCTTCCATCAATTCCCATTTCGTTTGAGACTCTGATTTTGAAGGGCCAATATACGGTATCTAAGGAAATCGGGGGTGATAAAACTCTGCAATTGAAGTGGTCCAGACCAGTTTGCAGAGAGTGTGAAGTGAAGGGAATGGGATGTAGATTGAGGAGTAATAGCAATGAATCAGAAACAGAGTGCTTCCCTAAACATGCTAAAG GCATCATCTTAGGTTCATTTCTATTAGTAGTAGCAGTCTTTGCTCTTTACCGCCTTTATAGCTATGATAAagcagaaaaacaaaatcaagcaaagatcaaaacatttttggagGATTACAAAAATTTCAAGCCCACAAGATTCTCGTATGCCGATATTAAAAGGATTACAAATCAATTTGTTGAGAAGTTAGGCGAAGGAGCATATGGAACAGTATTCAAAGGAAAGCTTTCAAATGAAATCTATGTTGCGGTGAAGATGATCCTAAACGCTTCCAAAGAAAATGGTGAAGAATTTATAAATGAAGTAGGGACGATGGGTAGGATTCACCAAGTTAATATTGTTCGCTTGGTTGGCTTCTGTGCAGATGGATTTCGACGAGCTCTAGTTTATGAGTTCTCACCAAATTATTCATTAGATAAGTTCATATCTTCAGCGGACACTAAAAACCGTTTCCTTGGTTGGAACAAACTGCAAGATATTGCTATTGGCATAGCAAAAGGTATTGATTATCTTCATGAAGGGTGTGACCAACAAATCCTCCATTTTGATATCAAGCCTCATAATGTTTTGCTAGATGAAAATttcaatccaaaaatttctgattttggtctTGCCAAGTTGTGCTCCAAGGATAAGAGTGCAGTGTCCATGACCACAGCCAGAGGGACCATGGGATATATCGCACCAGAAGTGTTCTCTAGGAACTTCGGAAATGTTTCTTATAAATCTGATATCTATAGTTTTGGAATTTTATTGCTTGAAGTGGTTGGAGGAAGGAAAAATGTTGACATTACAGCAAATAATACCAATCAAGTAGTTTACTTTCCAGAATGGATCTACAATTTCTTAGATCAAAAAGAAGACCTGCGAGTCTTTATTGAGGATGATGAAGATGCtgaaattgcaaagaaacttgCAATTATTGGACTTTGGTGCATCCAATGGCATCCAGCGAATCGGCCTTCCATGAAAGTTGTGATTCAAATGTTAGAAGGAGGGCATGAACTAACTATGCCTCCTAACCCGTTTGCCTCAACAAATCCCACAAGACTGAAGCTAAACCAAGAGTTAGATGTCATCCAAGAACAAGAATAA
- the LOC132177226 gene encoding LEAF RUST 10 DISEASE-RESISTANCE LOCUS RECEPTOR-LIKE PROTEIN KINASE-like 1.2 has product MAGRVAFSAGLCALIVIVLVHESCSAEDGHLCAPSSCGDIHNISYPFRLQDHPQNCGHPNYTLSCEKNQTVLHLFAGKYYVRQINYQNYTIRVVDSGIDEVSIPRHFLNRKNFSDWVPYTTNETLSKGVVFVMCENPVNSPFYLKTSTCFRNIGEYSSKMYRYVKVGRTNAEDVEDSCQVDRMFLTSLPRDDDRHVSCSDVRNELVYGFELSWRPNESARDGFVLGGDDCYINEANRLEMVHCSGIIGE; this is encoded by the coding sequence atggCAGGACGAGTGGCCTTCTCTGCTGGACTCTGTGCCCTTATTGTTATTGTACTTGTCCATGAGAGTTGCAGTGCAGAGGATGGTCATCTCTGTGCTCCTTCTTCCTGCGGCGACATCCATAACATAAGCTATCCCTTTCGATTACAAGACCATCCACAAAACTGCGGCCACCCAAATTATACACTGTCTTGTGAGAAGAACCAAACAGTTTTACACTTATTTGCCGGAAAATACTACGTACGTCAAATCAATTACCAAAACTACACAATCCGAGTGGTAGACTCTGGTATTGATGAGGTATCCATCCCTCGTCATTTTCTAAACCGCAAGAATTTCAGTGACTGGGTTCCATATACCACGAATGAAACTCTATCAAAGGGTGTGGTTTTTGTGATGTGTGAAAATCCGGTGAATTCTCCATTCTATTTGAAGACTTCAACTTGCTTTAGGAATATTGGAGAGTATTCTTCCAAGATGTATAGATATGTTAAAGTCGGCAGAACGAATGCAGAGGATGTAGAGGACTCGTGCCAAGTAGATCGAATGTTTCTGACATCGTTGCCTCGAGATGATGACCGACATGTTTCCTGTTCAGACGTCCGCAACGAATTGGTATATGGTTTTGAGCTTTCATGGCGCCCCAACGAATCGGCTCGAGATGGTTTTGTGCTTGGAGGAGACGATTGCTACATCAATGAGGCGAATCGGCTCGAGATGGTTCATTGTTCTGGAATAATAGGTGAGTAA
- the LOC132177227 gene encoding rust resistance kinase Lr10-like, with amino-acid sequence MEFLAVLLIIGLYHIPITLLGTPCVIAFLIYKCRRRHLSMYTAIEEFLQTHNNLMPIRYSYSEIKKVTKNFKDKLGEGGYGTVYKGRLRSGQLVAVKMLGKSNANGQDFINEVATIGRIHHVNVVRLIGFCVQGSNRALIYEFMPKGSLNKYIFSPEESDVLSYNKIYDIAIGVGRGIEYLHRGCDMQILHFDIKPHNILLDENFIPKVSDFGLAKLYSVDNSIVSLTAARGTLGYMAPELFYKNIGGISYKSDVYSFGMLLMEMAGRRKNLNAYAEHSSQICFPTWVYDQLQDGNDIEMEDATEEEKKMIKKMIIVALWCIQMKPSDRPSMNNVVEMLEGEVECLQMPPMPTLSSPERPAMDAEENSNQSCSSIQSEESNQSTQF; translated from the exons ATGG AGTTTCTTGCGGTACTACTGATCATTG GACTATACCATATCCCAATAACTTTATTAGGGACTCCATGCGTGATTGCGTTTTTGATATACAAATGTCGTAGAAGGCATTTATCTATGTATACTGCTATTGAAGAATTTCTCCAAACCCACAACAACCTCATGCCAATAAGGTATTCATACTCAGAAATTAAGAAGGTGACCAAAAATTTCAAGGACAAATTGGGTGAAGGAGGCTATGGCACTGTGTATAAAGGAAGGCTTCGAAGTGGCCAACTTGTAGCTGTAAAGATGTTAGGTAAATCCAACGCTAACGGACAAGATTTTATAAACGAAGTTGCAACTATTGGAAGGATTCACCACGTTAATGTAGTGCGGCTTATTGGCTTTTGCGTTCAAGGGTCAAACCGGGCTCTTATATATGAATTCATGCCTAAAGGATCTCTGAATAAGTACATTTTTTCACCAGAAGAAAGTGATGTCTTAAGCTACaacaaaatatatgatattgCTATCGGAGTTGGTCGAGGGATTGAATATTTACATCGAGGATGTGACATGCAGATTTTACATTTTGATATCAAGCCTCATAACATTCTTCTTGATGAGAATTTTATTCCTAAGGTTTCTGACTTTGGCCTTGCAAAACTGTATTCAGTAGATAACAGCATTGTTTCTTTGACAGCTGCACGAGGGACATTAGGATATATGGCTCCtgaattattttacaaaaacatTGGAGGTATCTCCTACAAAtctgatgtttatagttttggaatGTTATTGATGGAAATGGCGGGTAGAAGAAAAAACTTAAATGCATATGCGGAGCATTCAAGCCAAATTTGCTTTCCTACTTGGGTCTATGACCAATTGCAAGATGGAAATGACATAGAAATGGAAGATGCCacagaagaggaaaagaaaatgattaagaaGATGATTATAGTGGCATTATGGTGCATACAGATGAAGCCTAGTGATCGCCCTTCAATGAATAATGTCGTAGAAATGCTTGAAGGAGAAGTTGAATGCCTACAGATGCCTCCCATGCCTACTCTTTCATCGCCAGAGAGACCCGCTATGGATGCTGAAGAGAATTCAAATCAAAGTTGCTCATCAATTCAATCAGAGGAATCAAATCAATCAActcaattttaa